A portion of the Bacteroidota bacterium genome contains these proteins:
- a CDS encoding DegT/DnrJ/EryC1/StrS family aminotransferase, with product MPLIMLRPHVFSEPIYVTRPLLPPLTEYTALLEQVWESGWLSNNGDQHKALEVALSQYLRAPNLSLFNNGTIALIVACQALRISGEVITTPFTFPATPHILSWNNVTPVFVDIDPVTMTINPELVERMITNRTSAILGVHVYGQPCAVHALQNIADAYGLKVIYDGAHSFGTEIDGCPITEYGDVTMLSFHATKLFHTAEGGALVVRDLKLKERINLLKNFGIKNESEVMMPGINGKMNELQSALGQVVLKYLDVERERRQEILNVYINRLSEIEGVTCFKLPLNVRNSLQYFIIRISEDKARYSRDEVHEQLKKFNIFTRKYFYPLCSEYSCYRMLPSSRKDHLPASHLVANQVMALPFYGGLGSEGAHQVCDALTYILGKTSA from the coding sequence ATGCCGTTGATTATGTTGCGACCACATGTATTTTCAGAACCAATCTATGTCACCCGTCCCTTGTTGCCGCCACTGACAGAATATACAGCGCTATTGGAGCAGGTTTGGGAGTCTGGATGGTTGTCTAACAACGGTGATCAGCATAAAGCATTAGAAGTCGCGCTTAGTCAATATCTTCGAGCTCCAAATCTGTCCTTATTTAATAACGGTACAATTGCGTTAATTGTTGCATGTCAGGCATTGCGTATAAGCGGTGAGGTTATTACGACTCCTTTCACTTTTCCTGCTACGCCGCATATTTTGTCTTGGAATAACGTGACTCCTGTATTTGTAGATATTGACCCTGTTACGATGACGATCAATCCAGAATTGGTCGAAAGAATGATTACTAACCGTACAAGTGCAATTCTTGGGGTACATGTTTATGGGCAGCCATGTGCAGTGCACGCATTGCAAAATATTGCAGATGCTTATGGCTTAAAAGTCATTTACGATGGTGCACATTCGTTTGGCACTGAAATTGATGGATGTCCAATCACTGAATATGGTGATGTTACGATGCTGAGCTTCCACGCCACTAAATTATTTCATACTGCAGAAGGAGGGGCATTGGTCGTAAGAGATTTAAAATTAAAGGAGCGCATTAATCTGCTAAAAAACTTTGGTATAAAAAATGAGTCAGAAGTTATGATGCCTGGGATTAATGGGAAAATGAATGAACTTCAGTCCGCACTCGGACAGGTAGTGTTGAAATATTTGGATGTTGAACGTGAGCGCAGGCAAGAAATACTAAATGTATATATAAATCGTTTATCTGAAATAGAGGGGGTAACTTGTTTTAAGCTGCCCTTGAATGTTCGAAACAGTCTGCAATATTTTATCATACGAATATCTGAAGATAAGGCTCGATATTCGAGGGACGAAGTGCATGAGCAATTAAAAAAATTTAATATTTTTACGCGTAAATATTTTTATCCGCTATGTAGCGAGTATAGTTGTTATCGTATGTTGCCATCCTCACGAAAAGATCATCTTCCTGCATCACACTTGGTGGCAAATCAGGTAATGGCTTTGCCATTTTATGGAGGGTTGGGGAGTGAGGGGGCTCATCAGGTGTGTGATGCACTAACTTATATACTTGGTAAAACATCAGCATGA